Proteins from a single region of Chryseomicrobium sp. FSL W7-1435:
- the sigI gene encoding RNA polymerase sigma-I factor: protein MRFALFSNKDNHELHLVQQAKAGDEQALHDLLVLHTPYIKKTASFICKRTIDEHDEEFSVAYQAFHEAVENYNPEATAKLTTFAHLIIKRRIIDFIRKEQRHTNQVAGEAADIELNHQAVSVYTEHQLRMQRQEEIASYQMALFPYHLTFEELTKLAPKHEDSRRTIIEVARIIADTPDFVHHLETKQTLPLKEIEDVVEVSRKTLERHRKYVIALVVLLTGDYPTIQKIVKGGTRK, encoded by the coding sequence ATGCGTTTCGCCTTGTTTTCCAACAAAGACAATCACGAGCTGCACCTCGTGCAACAAGCAAAAGCAGGAGACGAACAAGCGCTACATGACTTGCTCGTTCTCCACACCCCTTATATTAAAAAAACAGCCTCCTTTATATGCAAGAGAACGATAGATGAACACGACGAAGAATTCAGCGTTGCTTATCAAGCGTTTCATGAGGCTGTAGAAAACTACAACCCAGAAGCTACAGCGAAATTGACGACATTTGCTCACTTGATCATCAAGCGTAGAATCATTGATTTTATACGAAAAGAGCAACGACACACAAATCAAGTAGCTGGCGAAGCCGCAGATATTGAGCTTAATCATCAAGCCGTTAGTGTTTATACGGAACACCAACTGCGTATGCAACGGCAAGAAGAAATTGCTTCGTACCAGATGGCCCTTTTTCCGTACCATTTAACGTTTGAAGAACTGACGAAGCTCGCACCTAAACATGAAGATTCCCGACGTACCATTATAGAAGTCGCAAGAATCATTGCCGACACCCCCGATTTTGTACACCATCTGGAAACGAAACAAACATTACCACTTAAAGAAATTGAAGACGTTGTAGAAGTCTCCCGCAAAACCCTAGAACGCCATCGCAAATATGTGATTGCCTTGGTCGTACTGCTGACGGGCGATTACCCGACCATTCAAAAAATCGTGAAAGGAGGAACGAGAAAATGA